In Zalophus californianus isolate mZalCal1 chromosome 4, mZalCal1.pri.v2, whole genome shotgun sequence, the following proteins share a genomic window:
- the FAM131C gene encoding protein FAM131C isoform X4 → MEPSAIARELTEERDLFTSAHKDCPMPQGTDPLNPDLTSSHPPTVAPDHVTGKDKQMDFCWDPWQRCFQTTNGYLSDSRSCSSNYNVAALATSSLVGVAEQFAITEATLSAWSSLDDEELHLENGPQDMVQLQDLESVYLQDSLLSGPSQDDSLLAFSSPGLSPDGWPSPDEPPITAVGPQPPSPEQQHRLQLPRGLGPEGGAHLQGSLPSVDSISLPEEGDEVFYN, encoded by the exons ATGGAGCCTTCCGCCATCGCAAGGGAGCTCACTGAGGAGAGAG ATCTGTTCACAAGTGCCCACAAGGACTGCCCCATGCCCCAGGGCACGGACCCCCTGAACCCGGACTTGACCTCCAGCCACCCCCCCACTGTTGCTCCAGACCATGTCACTGGCAAG GACAAACAGATGGATTTCTGTTGGGATCCTTGGCAG AGGTGCTTCCAGACCACCAACGGCTACCTGTCTGACTCCAGGTCCTGCTCCAGCAACTACAACGTGGCAGCTCTGGCCACCTCATCCCTTGTGG gggTTGCCGAGCAGTTTGCTATCACAGAGGCCACACTGAGCGCCTGGTCCTCGCTGGATGACGAGGAGCTACACCTCGAGAACGGCCCTCAGGACATGGTCCAGCTCCAGG ACCTGGAGAGCGTCTACCTGCAGGACAGTCTTCTGAGTGGCCCCTCACAGGATGACAGTCTTCTGGCCTTCTcctcccctggcctctcccccGACGGCTGGCCCTCACCCGATGAGCCCCCCATCACAGCTGtcggcccccagccccccagccccgaACAACAGCATCGGCTGCAGCTGCCTCGGGGCCTGGGGCCTGAGGGTGGGGCCCATCTGCAGGGTTCCCTCCCCTCGGTGGACAGCATCTCCCTGCCGGAGGAGGGGGACGAGGTGTTCTATAACTGA
- the FAM131C gene encoding protein FAM131C isoform X1 produces MEPSAIARELTEERDLFTSAHKDCPMPQGTDPLNPDLTSSHPPTVAPDHVTGKDKQMDFCWDPWQRCFQTTNGYLSDSRSCSSNYNVAALATSSLVGVVQSIKDHITKPTAMARGRVAHLIEWKGWCAQRSGWELSPAEDEHYCRLPDALREARFAAGVAEQFAITEATLSAWSSLDDEELHLENGPQDMVQLQDLESVYLQDSLLSGPSQDDSLLAFSSPGLSPDGWPSPDEPPITAVGPQPPSPEQQHRLQLPRGLGPEGGAHLQGSLPSVDSISLPEEGDEVFYN; encoded by the exons ATGGAGCCTTCCGCCATCGCAAGGGAGCTCACTGAGGAGAGAG ATCTGTTCACAAGTGCCCACAAGGACTGCCCCATGCCCCAGGGCACGGACCCCCTGAACCCGGACTTGACCTCCAGCCACCCCCCCACTGTTGCTCCAGACCATGTCACTGGCAAG GACAAACAGATGGATTTCTGTTGGGATCCTTGGCAG AGGTGCTTCCAGACCACCAACGGCTACCTGTCTGACTCCAGGTCCTGCTCCAGCAACTACAACGTGGCAGCTCTGGCCACCTCATCCCTTGTGG GGGTGGTGCAGAGCATCAAGGACCACATCACAAAGCCCACGGCCATGGCACGTGGCCGCGTGGCCCACCTCATCGAGTGGAAGGGCTGGTGCGCCCAGCGGTCAGGCTGGGAGCTGTCCCCCGCTGAGGATGAGCATTACTGCCGCCTGCCCGATGCTCTGCGTGAGGCCCGATTTGCTGCGG gggTTGCCGAGCAGTTTGCTATCACAGAGGCCACACTGAGCGCCTGGTCCTCGCTGGATGACGAGGAGCTACACCTCGAGAACGGCCCTCAGGACATGGTCCAGCTCCAGG ACCTGGAGAGCGTCTACCTGCAGGACAGTCTTCTGAGTGGCCCCTCACAGGATGACAGTCTTCTGGCCTTCTcctcccctggcctctcccccGACGGCTGGCCCTCACCCGATGAGCCCCCCATCACAGCTGtcggcccccagccccccagccccgaACAACAGCATCGGCTGCAGCTGCCTCGGGGCCTGGGGCCTGAGGGTGGGGCCCATCTGCAGGGTTCCCTCCCCTCGGTGGACAGCATCTCCCTGCCGGAGGAGGGGGACGAGGTGTTCTATAACTGA
- the FAM131C gene encoding protein FAM131C isoform X2, whose translation MGSCVSRDLFTSAHKDCPMPQGTDPLNPDLTSSHPPTVAPDHVTGKDKQMDFCWDPWQRCFQTTNGYLSDSRSCSSNYNVAALATSSLVGVVQSIKDHITKPTAMARGRVAHLIEWKGWCAQRSGWELSPAEDEHYCRLPDALREARFAAGVAEQFAITEATLSAWSSLDDEELHLENGPQDMVQLQDLESVYLQDSLLSGPSQDDSLLAFSSPGLSPDGWPSPDEPPITAVGPQPPSPEQQHRLQLPRGLGPEGGAHLQGSLPSVDSISLPEEGDEVFYN comes from the exons ATGGGCTCCTGCGTGTCGCGAG ATCTGTTCACAAGTGCCCACAAGGACTGCCCCATGCCCCAGGGCACGGACCCCCTGAACCCGGACTTGACCTCCAGCCACCCCCCCACTGTTGCTCCAGACCATGTCACTGGCAAG GACAAACAGATGGATTTCTGTTGGGATCCTTGGCAG AGGTGCTTCCAGACCACCAACGGCTACCTGTCTGACTCCAGGTCCTGCTCCAGCAACTACAACGTGGCAGCTCTGGCCACCTCATCCCTTGTGG GGGTGGTGCAGAGCATCAAGGACCACATCACAAAGCCCACGGCCATGGCACGTGGCCGCGTGGCCCACCTCATCGAGTGGAAGGGCTGGTGCGCCCAGCGGTCAGGCTGGGAGCTGTCCCCCGCTGAGGATGAGCATTACTGCCGCCTGCCCGATGCTCTGCGTGAGGCCCGATTTGCTGCGG gggTTGCCGAGCAGTTTGCTATCACAGAGGCCACACTGAGCGCCTGGTCCTCGCTGGATGACGAGGAGCTACACCTCGAGAACGGCCCTCAGGACATGGTCCAGCTCCAGG ACCTGGAGAGCGTCTACCTGCAGGACAGTCTTCTGAGTGGCCCCTCACAGGATGACAGTCTTCTGGCCTTCTcctcccctggcctctcccccGACGGCTGGCCCTCACCCGATGAGCCCCCCATCACAGCTGtcggcccccagccccccagccccgaACAACAGCATCGGCTGCAGCTGCCTCGGGGCCTGGGGCCTGAGGGTGGGGCCCATCTGCAGGGTTCCCTCCCCTCGGTGGACAGCATCTCCCTGCCGGAGGAGGGGGACGAGGTGTTCTATAACTGA
- the FAM131C gene encoding protein FAM131C isoform X3, whose translation MPQGTDPLNPDLTSSHPPTVAPDHVTGKDKQMDFCWDPWQRCFQTTNGYLSDSRSCSSNYNVAALATSSLVGVVQSIKDHITKPTAMARGRVAHLIEWKGWCAQRSGWELSPAEDEHYCRLPDALREARFAAGVAEQFAITEATLSAWSSLDDEELHLENGPQDMVQLQDLESVYLQDSLLSGPSQDDSLLAFSSPGLSPDGWPSPDEPPITAVGPQPPSPEQQHRLQLPRGLGPEGGAHLQGSLPSVDSISLPEEGDEVFYN comes from the exons ATGCCCCAGGGCACGGACCCCCTGAACCCGGACTTGACCTCCAGCCACCCCCCCACTGTTGCTCCAGACCATGTCACTGGCAAG GACAAACAGATGGATTTCTGTTGGGATCCTTGGCAG AGGTGCTTCCAGACCACCAACGGCTACCTGTCTGACTCCAGGTCCTGCTCCAGCAACTACAACGTGGCAGCTCTGGCCACCTCATCCCTTGTGG GGGTGGTGCAGAGCATCAAGGACCACATCACAAAGCCCACGGCCATGGCACGTGGCCGCGTGGCCCACCTCATCGAGTGGAAGGGCTGGTGCGCCCAGCGGTCAGGCTGGGAGCTGTCCCCCGCTGAGGATGAGCATTACTGCCGCCTGCCCGATGCTCTGCGTGAGGCCCGATTTGCTGCGG gggTTGCCGAGCAGTTTGCTATCACAGAGGCCACACTGAGCGCCTGGTCCTCGCTGGATGACGAGGAGCTACACCTCGAGAACGGCCCTCAGGACATGGTCCAGCTCCAGG ACCTGGAGAGCGTCTACCTGCAGGACAGTCTTCTGAGTGGCCCCTCACAGGATGACAGTCTTCTGGCCTTCTcctcccctggcctctcccccGACGGCTGGCCCTCACCCGATGAGCCCCCCATCACAGCTGtcggcccccagccccccagccccgaACAACAGCATCGGCTGCAGCTGCCTCGGGGCCTGGGGCCTGAGGGTGGGGCCCATCTGCAGGGTTCCCTCCCCTCGGTGGACAGCATCTCCCTGCCGGAGGAGGGGGACGAGGTGTTCTATAACTGA